The nucleotide window ATAGAAAATCCAGAAGAGTGTGATAATATGCGCAAAAAGGCATATGATTTTGGTCGAAAAATGACATGGAAAAACGTAGGTAAACAATATAATACGGTTTTCACCAGGGCTTTAAAGAACTACAGTGCCTACTCCACTATGAAAAAGTTTAATTTCCTTCCAAACCTGCTACCTGAAGTAAAACTTGATTATCTGAAATTATTAACCGATGACGTGGGCATTATTCAGCATACTAATCTTGGCGTACCGGCTCGTCATTACGGGTACAGTACCGATGACGTAGGTCGAGCTCTTGTTGCACTGACACAGTTAATAGATAACCAGAAGAAAGCCGAAGAGTTGTGGAAGTTAATTACCACATACTTGAGTTTTCTTGAACATGCCCAGACTGACACAGGTCACTTCCACAACTTCATGAGTTATAAACGGGAATTTTTGGATGAAAAAGGCAGTGAAGACACTCTAGGACGTGCTATCTACGGGCTTGGACATGTGGTAAGTTGCCCTTATCTGTCAAAAAATATACGCACGCTTGCCCACACTCTTATTAGTAGAGCCGGAGTTGAGATGGAGAAACTTATCTATCCAAGAGCAAAAGCCTATACAATGTGCGGTTTGTATGAAATGCTCAGGACTGGTGTGGACGCCGATGAGTTTGAAGTTGTCTTCAACTCGCGTAGGGATGCGGTCAAGTCCATAGACTCCCTTATAAGTAAAGATACATTTGAGTCCATATTTATCAACCATGCGAACTCTCTGGTAGACCTGTATGAGGCTAACCGTAAAGAAGACTGGAACTGGTTCGAACCTACAGTAACCTATAGTAACGCAAAACTCAGTGAATCTCTTTTACTGGCGTACAATTACACCAAAGACCGTACCTATCGGAAGGTCGGTCTTGCAACCCTTGACTTTCTTACTGAGATTCAATGGAAAGGCGACTTTTTTGACATGGTCGGAAATGAGGGCTGGTACTCTTACAATGGGGAAAAGCCTATTTTTGACCAGCAGCCTATTGAAGCAGGTTATCTGACCCAAGCTTATGTTTCAGCTTATGAGATTGTACGTGACAGAAAATATCTGGAACTTGCAAGATATTCTTTTGAATACTTCCTTGGAAGAAATCGTTTGCAAACTGTTATGTACGATTATTCCACAGGCGCAGTCTGTGATGGGCTCAACCGCGATGGTATGAACTGTAACCAGGGTGCGGAATCCATAATTTGCTTCCTCATGGCTTTAAGCTCTTTAAACAAGCATATAAATAAAGCTCTCAGTACGATATTGCAATCCAGGGTGAGCGATGAGGTTAATGATGAGACCTTGCAGAAAAGAAAGAGCTTTTTGTCAGCAAATCAGGTAGAGTAAGAAAAAAATAAGAATCACGCTCTTGAGATTTAGAGAATAACATATCTGAAGTAAAATAACGTATCTTAAGTAAAAAACAACATATCTGAAGTAAAATAACATGAATTAAGAGAACAATGTGATCCGGAGATAAGAGAATATAACATTGGGGATGAAATAATAATATGATATGGAAAGACCATGGGGAGTTATTTGTAAGATACAATCGGAATCCTATATTAACCGTTGATGATTGGCCTTATAGGGCCCACTCAGTTTTTAACCCTGCAGCTGCTATAGTTGACGGTATGACCCTGTTACTGGTCAGGGTTGAAGATCACAGAGGCTTTTCTCACTTTACAATAGCAAGGAGTGAAAACGGAATTGATGGCTGGGAAATTGATCCTGAACCGACCTTTGCTCCGGATCCTATAAACTATCCTGAAGAGATATACGGTATCGAAGACCCGCGCATAACCTATATAGATGAGATAAAAAAATGGGCTGTGGCATATACAGCTTTTTCGGATTCAGGTCCCTTAACTGCACTTGCCTTTACCGAAGATTTCCGGAATTATGATCGAATAGGAGCTACTATGCCTCCTGAAAACAAGGACGCTGCAGTTTTTCCTGTAAGGTTTAATGGCAAATGGGCAATGTTACACAGACCTGTATCTAGTATTGCGGGTGCAAAAGCAAATATCTGGATTTCCTTTTCGCCTGATATGAAATACTGGGGAGATCATGAGGTTCTTCTGTATGCCAGAGAAGGTGGGTGGTGGGACGCGAATAAAATAGGCCTGTCCCCACAGCCAATCCGTGTATCTGATGGATGGTTAATTATGTACCATGGAGTACGTCAGACAACGGCTAAGGCAAGTTACCGGCTAGGACTTGCCCTTCTTGATCCTGAAGACCCTACAAAAGTGCTTCACAGATCTGAAGGCTGGGTTTTCGGGCCGCGTGAAATGTACGAACGCAGCGGAGACGTCAATGATGTTGTTTTCCCCTGCGGATGGGTCCTTGTGGGCGATGAAATTCGCATCTACTACGGGAGTGCAGATACTTCCGTGTCGTTAGCTACCGCAAATGTGCGAGATGTCCTGAAATATATTCACGAATGTCCTGAAAAACAATGCCCTGATGAGTACTGCAGGTGGTTTGAAGAGGATATAGAAGGTTCCACTGATCCGAAAAGAGGTTATTTAAAACTGAAATAAATTAAAATAAAAATTAAAAATAAAAATAATATTAAAAATAAAATTAAAACTAAAATTAAAACTAATATTAAAGATAAAATCAAAAATAAAATTAAAAACTAATCTTTAAAGCTCTAAATTAAAAAGCTCTAAATTAAATACTGAAAGCTGAAACGTAAAAAATAAAACTAAGTTTGGGGATGTGAGTGATTTTGGGGGTATTAATATAAGAATTGCAATGTTGTCTCCGATTGCTTGGAGCACGCCACCTAAAAAGTATGGTCCCTGGGAATCTATTGTATCTTTATTAACTGAAGGATTGGTAAAAAGGGGTATTGACGTTACACTGTTTGCAACAGCAGATTCTCACACAGCGGCGAAACTTCATGCTGTTTGTCCCAGACCCTATGAAGAAGATAAGGATATAATAATAAAAGTGTATGAAGGACTGCATATATCAGAAGTTTTCGAGAGGGCAAAAGAGTTCGATATAATCCATAACCATTTCGATTATCTTCCTCTAACCTACAGTGGGCTTGTCAATACGCCTGTTGTAACAACAATCCATGGTATTTCTTCACGGAAGATTTTGCCTGTATATAAAAAGTACAATAATAGAACTTTTTACGTATCCATAAGTGATGCTTACCGCTGCCGCGATCTGGACTATATAGCAACTGTTCGGCACGGAATTGATATAGAAAGCTTCCACTTCAATGAAAAACCACAGGATTACTTACTCTTTCTATCACGACTGCATAAAGACAAAGGCGTAAAAGAGGCAATCGAAGTTGCAAAAAAGACAGGTAGAAAACTTAGAATTGCTGGTTTCATTGCGGACCAGACTTATTTTGAAAAAGAAGTTCAGCCCTTCATAGACAATAAACAGATCATTTATGAAGGACATATTGATCCTGAGTTTAAGAAGGAACTCCTGTCAAATGCCTATGCTTTGCTGCACATGATTAATTATGAAGAGGCTTTCGGAATTGGCGTAGTTGAAGCTATGGCCAGCGGTACACCGGTAATTGCATTGAACAGAGGTTCAATGCCTGAACTTATCCGGGATGGAGAGACTGGATTTCTCGTCAATAGCATTGAGGAAGCTGCCGAAGCTGTACAAAAACTTGGCTCCATATCCCGCAAAGCCTGCCGGGAAAGCGTGGAAAAACGCTTTTCGGTTGACAGGATGGTAGATGATTACATTAAAGTGTATAAGACCATCCTCGAAAAATGCAAACGTGAAGAAGAAAGGCCCTGGGGCTTTTATGAAGTTCTCAGGCAGAGGCCTGGATATAAGGTCAAAAGCCTCACTATCTTTCCTCAGGGTGAAATCTCACTCCAGCGCCATTTTCATAGAAGCGAGCACTGGTACATAATCAGTGGAGAGGGCCTTGTAACTAAAAATACAAGTCATATAAGGGTTCTTCCTGGAGATTCGGTCGATCTTCCTGTGAACGAGGTACATAGAATTAAGAATATAGGCGGTCAAAACCTTGTTTTTATCGAGATCTCACAGGGAGACTATCTTGGAGAAGATGATATTGAAAGACTTGAAGACAAATATGGGAGAGCTTAAGTAAATTCGTGCATATCGAAATTGTTTCCTTTTTACAACAGAATGTTTCCTTTTTACAACAGAATGTTTCCTTTTTACAACAGAATGTTTCCTTTTTACAACAGAATGTTTCTTTTTTACAATAGAATGTTCCCTTTTTACTGTACTTCTATTTTTTCCGCATTTCTTAAGATTTTTAAGATTTTTCCTTTTTACAAGATCCCTTTTTTTACATTTCTGCCTCAACTAATAAAAATTCAATCAGGACATTCTGAATTGTTATAGCAATTCCTCACCTGAGCCGCCACTTCCTCACCCAGCCTTTCAGAGACGTTTTCTATAAAAAGCTCGATATACTCGAGTGGTACGCAGCCAAGGCTTTCTTCTCCTGATAAGATGAGCCTGACAAGGTACTCAAGGTCATATCGAGTTAGTAGTTTTATTCTCCTGAGAAAATCCTGAGCATCTTTTGCATAGTGGTTTGCCAGCGGAGGAAGTATGGAACGATAAGCCATTCCTGAGCCTGAACAGAGATATCCTTCGCACTCCGGGGCAACGGTTTTCAGAATGCCAATGTCCGTTTCTGAGAGTAGTCTTGCCATGATGATCACCATTATAAATTAATTTGTATTTCGGAGATGTTTCAGAGATATATAGATGCATCAGAACTGTGTTTCAGATACAATAGACGCATGCAGCTGGAGCTTCAGACATAAAGAATATATACAAATTAAACACGTATAAACGGTATTTCAGAGCTTTTCTTTATATGAGGGTTATCCTGTTTTTGACATTTAATTATAGAACGCATACTCACAGACAGGATACGTCGGATGATTGATAAGTAAACCCAGGTATATAAGTTAAGAATAAACAATTCTAAGTTTAACCTCTTTTTAAGAAGGATGAAGAGTAAAACTTGAGGATTCCCGAATGATTTGCTATTGTTCGGATCGCCTCTGGTTTTTACAGTACAGCCTTTGTTTACAGCCGGAATTTCACTTTTTACCGATTACTCTATACCTCACATCTCACTTAGTACCTCATCATAATTCAAGTTTCATGAGGTCTTCGGCAATAATTACTTCTCCTTCAAAATACTCTTTCAGGCGGTGCACTGCTTCTCTTTCGTGCCCCCTCATCTCCGGATAGAAATGTGTAAGGCAGATGCTTCCGATTTCGTTATTATACTCCTCCAGGATGTCGGCAAGTGAGCTGGGAGTAGTATGGTTTGTGACTTTCATTCCTGAAGGAAAAGAGCACTCATGGATCAGGAGATCGGCCTCGGCTGCAAGGTCCATAACATCCCTGGAGGGTTCGGTGTCTGCGGAATAAACGAATTCCCCATCTTCTCCAGTCACGCGGTAAGCCAGAGTTGGGACACTATGTGTGGCTGCCGTACAGCTAATCTCACAGTCGAATTCCTCGGGAGTAAATTCTTTTCCCGGAACGAGCTCAATAATATCTACATCCACTTCTTCCTGAAGATATTCATAAGCGTCAATCACTTTTGAAAACCACTCTTCGGTTCCTTCAGGCCCGTAGATCTTCATACTCGTGTTTCCGCGGAGCCAGTTTGCCTTAATGAGAGGATGCAGGTCAGCCACGTGGTCAAGGTGAAGGTGCGAAAGCAATACCGTGTCCACTTCAGTATGGGAAACACCAGCATCAGGAAACCTGTTCAATACGCCACTTCCGCAATCGATAAGTAACGGCTTTTCCTCAAGTCTCACAAGCACTCCGGACTGTACTCTATTCTTTTGCGGGATCGCAACTCCAGTGCCAAGAAATGTTATTTCCATGAGTTAGAGAATAAACTTTAAATAATTTAACTTTATTTAAAGCATGTCCGCATGACGAAACTTTGCGGCTCAAAAAAACCTGCTTTTTTTCAAAGCGCGAGGGTTGCCCAGCCCGGTCAAAGGCGCCGGACTTAAGATCCGGTATCGAAGGATTTCGTGGGTTCGAATCCCACCCCTCGCACTAACTTTTTGGGATGTATACAATGTCAAAAAAGTATACTTCTATGAAAAAGTAACGCAGTGTCTTTAGAAAGTTGTTTTCTCTAAATTAGTTCTCATTTAGGTTTTTGTTTACAAAGAAAGTAAAATTCTTTTGTACTTTAATTTCTTTTACTTAAGTTTGTCTTTTCGCCATTAACCAGTTGTTTTTTAATCTCAGCAACTTCATTTTTTCTTTTCAAAAAGAGGAGAATTATCACTGGTTACGTTGGAACAGTTCTTATGTAGAAAGTATCATTTTCCACCTGGAGCAACTGCAACTTCTCTAGGATAGCTTCCTACTTTAACTGTAGCTATAACAGTATTTGTTGCTGTATCAATTACAGAAACAGTTTTGCCGGAAAAATCGCTACCCAGGTTTGTGACATATACTTTTTTTCCGTCCGGTGTGACTGATACTCCGTAGGGACCATCCACTGGCACCGTGGCTGTTACGGTATTGGTTGTTGTGTTAATTACAGATGTGGTATTTCCCTTGTGGTTTGTCACATATAACTTTGTTCCATCCGGAGTGACCGCAACTCTAACAGGATTATCTCCTACAGGTATCGTAGCTATAACATTATTTGTTCCTGTATCAATTACAGAGACATTGTCGCTTCCACCGTTAGTCACATATACCTTTGTTCCATCCGGACTAACTGCAATTCCATCAGGATACTGTCCTGCATTGAACACAGATGTAACCTTGTTTGTTGCTGTATCAATTACAGAGATATCGTAATAATTTGTCACATAAACTTTTGCTCCATCTTGGCTAACTGCAACTCCATGAGGAACGCTGCCTACTTTAACTGTATTCGTAACAGTATTAGTGTCTGTGTCAATAACATAGACTGTGCCATTTTCAAAGACAGCACCGGTGTTGTTCGTAGCATATGCCTTTTTTCCGTCTGGAGCAATTGCAATTGCGTAAGGTGAACTTAATCCTTTAGTAGTGGCTATAACCTTGCTTATGTTTGTATCAATTACAGAGACATTATTGCTGTCAGTCACATATACCCTTGTTCCTTCCGAATTGACTGTAAGCCCCGTTAAACCGCTTCCTATCTCCATTATGTCTACTACTTTGTCTGTGGCTGTATCGATTACGGAGATATTGTTGCCACTAGTAACATATGCAAATGGTCCTGTGGTTTTGAATACATCGATTACCCTAAACGTTGAGTTTGTACTGTTCTCATTACTTGCTGTCAGGGAAACCGCATAGTTTCCTGCTGCAGAATATGTGTGGGTTGGATTCTGTTCGGTTGAAGAATTTCCATCTCCAAAACTCCAGTACCAGGATGTAGGCTTTCCAATGCTTGTATCAGTAAATGTTATTGTCAGTGACTTTGGAACAGACACCTTTTCCGAAGTAAAAGAAGCATATGGTCTTGTAAGTCCGGTTACGGTAATATAATGATATTTTGTTATCGCAGCTGTGCCACCGACATTGTATTCAAATAAGCTCACGGTATATTGTCCGGGCTCCAGATATGTGTGCTCTACTGTCTGGTTCTCACCAACACCTTGCTGAGAACCATCTCCAAAACTCCAATCATTGGCATATCCGGCTCCTCCATGAAACGTTACTTTCAGTGGTGCATCCCCGGATGTTACACTTGAGGAGAAATATTCCCGACCAACAGGTTCATCACCCAAGCCAACAAGTACATATCCATACTTACTTGTTGTATTACTACCCACAGCATTCTTAACAGTTAGATTTACGGTATATCTTCCTCCGATATCATATACATGGGTTGGATTTTGCTCTGTGGAGGTATTACCGTCTCCAAAGTCCCAAAGCCAGGACGTAGGCGACCCTGTGCTATTATCGACAAATGATACGGTTTTTGTGAGAACTGACCCTCCATAAGTGTCAGAATGATATACTTCTGGAGAAAAGAATTCTGCAATAGGGGCTTGTGGAGGAGTGACAGTAATATAATTTGATTTCTTCAGCGTACTATTGCCTTCGAAATTGGTTACTGTAAGACTAACATCATATGTCCCAGGTTTTTTGAATGTGTGTGTGGCGGTTTGAGCATGTTTTGAGTTTATACTATCTCCAAAATCCCAATACCAGGATGTAGGAGTTCCACCTGTGCTATTATAAGTAAATAATACAGTTAACGGCATATTTCCGGATTTAGATGTTATATTAGCAGAAAAAGAAGCAAAGGGCATTGTAGGTTCAGCTGAGAAATCGTACATGTATATGCTGCAATAGTACTTGTTTTCTTTATCATCACGATAATCTTCCCACACTATTTTGTCACCGTAAATAGCAGGGTTAAGTTGATCTGATTCATCATTGGTAAGCTGAATTTCTCTATTTTCAGAAAGATCATATACGTATATATCCCAATTTCCATTGCGGTCATCCTGCCACACTATCCTGTCATCATAGATAGCAAGTTGATCCTTTCGTGACCCGTTGAAGGTTATCTGAGTCTCTATAGAAGTTGAGAGATTATGCAAGTAGATATTGTTACCTTCCACGTATACAATCCTGTCACCATGGATTTTAGGGCTCGATGCTGATCTATTGGTTGTAACTCGAGTTTCATTGGAAGTCGATAGATTATACACGTAGATACCACTGGATGCACTTCCAAAGCCAAAGCTAGTATCGTCCTGCCATACTATCTTGTCACCGTAGATAGTAGGGTCCTTGGTTGATTGGTTAGTTGTAATTTGAATTTTATTATAAGTGGAAAGATCATACATGTAGATGTCCTGATACCCACCACTCCGATTTCTCCATACGATTTTGTCACCGTAGATAGTTAAAGAATCCCTTACTCCTTGATTTTCCGATTCAGGAATTGAAAGTAAAGTTTTATTGTTTGTAGATATATTGTACAAATAGATGTTTTGTCCTCCAGATCCCCAAACTATCTTATCGTTATAAACAGCAAGATATGAGTACCATGGATCTTCAGTTATCCGTATCTCTTTGCCTGTAGACAAATCCCGCAGGTGAAGACTTCCATTGATGTACTTGTCCAACCATGCAATTTTATTGTCATAGATAGCAGGACTAAGACCTCTCTCGCCATACGGTGTAATTTGAATTTCCTGTCCAGCTGATGCGACTGTTGTGACCAGTAACAAAAAAGCAAAAGCTAACAAAGTCGAAAAAATCTTACTTCTCATTTATTTTCCCCAAATCCCACAATTAGATAAATATTTTCTACTCCCCTTATCAATAGTAAAGCTTACTATTATTTACAATATATTTCATTATTTGTTTCAGATAAGTAACTATATTCGTGAAGAATTATTTCCAAAAGCTAATTGCGTTCAACTGCTCCAAATCAAGTACAACCAGTTTGTTTACTAACATTAATTAGAAGTTAATTGGTGATTCGGCAGTGTGCCGAAAGTTCTGTAAGTTCAAAGTCAGATTTTTGTATACTAAACAAAATCCAGTTGTATTGCTAGAGGATTTTCAAACCACAAAATTTATAAAATTTTTAATTTTACAGGAAAAGTGGCACACTGCCAAGTAACCGTTAGAGTTTTCCAGTTCTATTTCTGCAGGAGTGGATTTCTGGGAAAAAGAAAGGTCCAGAACGAGCAGTGTAATGATAATCTTTTGGTTTACAAGAGGAAAAATCCTTAGCAAAGCACCCTCTTTTCTGGATTCAATATCATAGAAGACACAGGTCGTGTTACTCCCGTGAACCATGAAACTTTTTTTCTAGGACTTACGCACTTGAGGAACAAAATCAATTACTGTAAAGATTGTGGATATAAGTCACGTTTTAGATAGTTAATGGTCTGCTGCTGTTGATTTTTTAATTCAACTGCGTAAGTCCTATTTTCTTTACAGTAAAATCGCCGGCGTGGAATATCCATAGAGGAAATGGGGTATGAATAAACTCAGTAAGATAATTGAAGCCCGTAGGGAAAATATTGTCCAGGTATTTGTGCGTTGTGAGTCTATAAACCTCCTCATTGATATTAGTTTCCTCATCAAGGGAAGAAAGAAGCAAAAACAGCCTGGAGTATTCTGTGGAGCTGCTACAGGCAGTCCGTGGTAAGTTCTTGTCCCGGCTCCTATGACTGTGTAAGAAGCATATCCTCCAAGCCCATTTTAAAGCCTATTCAAGCGGATACTAGGTATTATAAACCTAATAATGACTTCAACATGCTGTTATTGAGTTTTCTGATAGCTTTAATTACCTTTCTCACCAGACTTCACTCTTTTAAAGATCTCCATCACAACGATGATAGTACCAGCGATTATGAAAAAAACTAACCAGGTCTCAAATGAAACCGGACTTATACCCAAAAGCTCGTGCATAAAGGGTATGTGCATTGAAAGGATGTGAAGCCCCTGCATTAGAACAACGCCTATAATCAGGAAGTAATTATTCCTGAAAGGCACGCGGAATGCGGATCGGTATTCAGAACGGCAGTTAAATACATGGAAATTCTCAAAGAGCACCATCAAAAGCAAAAGCAGATTTCTTGCCCAATTTATCTCATATCCTTCCCCTTTTAACCATGCCCAGATCACAAAAGCTATAATACCAATAGTTATCCCTGACATCAGCGTCTCTTTTATCATCAGGTTATTGAAAACTCCTTCTTCGGGTTTTCTCGGCTTTTTATGCATTGTTCCAGGCTCCCCTGCCTCAAAAGCCAGGGCCACACCTTGAATCCCGTTTGTTACCAGATTAAGCCAGAGGAGCTGCACCGCAATTAGTGGTATTGGTAAGCCTGCAAAAAGGGCGAGTATGAAAAGGACTACTTCAGCAAGACCAGTTGAGACAAGAAGATATGTAACTTTTCTAATATTATCATAGGCTATTCTTCCCTCCTCAACTCCTGCAACAATTGAAGAAAATGTATCATCAGTTACGATCATCGACGATGTATCTTTAGCAACATCAGTTCCTGATCCCATTGCTACGCCAATATTGGCCCTCCTCAGCGCAGGAGCATCATTGACCCCGTCTCCGGTAACGGCAACAAAATGTCCCTTCCTGACAAGAGAATCTACAATCTCCATCTTTTGCACTGGTGTTACCCTTGCAAAAACTCGCGCCCTATCGAGGGCATCAATATAGATTGGAACTTCGGGGTCACCAAAATCTTCCATCTCTCTGCCGGTGATCATCTCTTTTTTAGAAGATGCTATACCAAGCTCACTGGCTATTGCAAGGGCAGTTTTCGGATGATCTCCTGTAATCATTATAACATCAATTCCAGCCTTTTTACATGTCTGGACTGCTTCTTTAACATCAGGCCTCAACGGATCTATAAATCCAACAATGCCCAGAAACGTGAGCTCTGGTTTTACCGATTTGAGATCAAAAGCGTCATTTGCTCTTTCTGGAACCGTGCCCTCAGCAACTACAAGTGCACGATAACCATTTTCCATCAGGGAGTTAAGTTCCTTATTAAGAAGTTCGGGATCAATTGGAATTGCCCCTTCCAGAGAATTCATTTTTGTACAGTATGGAAGGATAGCTTCCATAGCTCCCTTGATAGCTATTTTTATAGGTCCGCTTGTGTACTCCTGATAATACACAGCTGAATACATTAACTCGGATTCAAAGGGAACTTCGGCAACAATTTTAACTTCATTTCTGACTTTACCCTGATTTATTCCCAGCTTGGATGCCAGTGCAAGAAATGCGACGTCAATAGCATCTCCATGGTGAGCCCAGGTCCCATCTTCCTGGACGAGAGAGCCTTCATTACAAATTGAAGCCGCAAATGCAAGCCTATGTAACCTTTCTACATCTTTTGCGTCCGGAGGAGAGCCTCCGTCCTTTTGCTTTACCTCGCCTTCGGGAGTGTAGCCCTCCCCTGAGACTTCAAAAAGGTCTCTCGGAGGCAATACTACTATTTTTGCTGTCTGCTGGTTGACTGTAAGAGTTCCGGTTTTATCAGTAGCTATTGTGGTACAGCTCCCCAGACTCTCAACTGCAGAGAGCCTTCGAACTATCACGTTTCTTTTAGCCATTCTCGTAGATGCAATTGAGAGCGCAACTGTAACTCCTACAGGCAATCCTTCAGGAATTGCTGATACTATAAGGGCTACAGCAAGGAAAAAAACCTCTACAGGTGCAATCCCCTGTAAGATAGCAATTATGCTCATTACTACACTTGCTCCGACAACAGCAATTCCTATCTTATGGGAAAAATCTTCCATTCGCAGGAGCAGAGGTGGTTTTGCAGATTCGGTCTCTGTAACTGCGCGTGCAATCATACCAACCTCAGTCCGGCTACGGGTCGCAGTTACAGCTCCCCAG belongs to Methanosarcina barkeri 3 and includes:
- a CDS encoding HAD-IC family P-type ATPase, coding for MLLQGSGALDENKKQQNSIEKEKYNASHKKPSELDNTKNHAGNVIPWHSLEPQKILEKLATTPEGLDPEEAATRLQEYGRNILPTKEPPGIIEIIFHQLKNPLIYILIIAGVLSILLDDYTDAGFIFLVVVINAVIGTAQEWKAEKSASELQTILKIMSRVRRKGTEIKIPAEEIVPGDIVLLESGSRVPADIRILYASNLTIDESLLTGESAAVEKTGVVLEEDIPVSDRLNMAYAGSVVITGRGWGAVTATRSRTEVGMIARAVTETESAKPPLLLRMEDFSHKIGIAVVGASVVMSIIAILQGIAPVEVFFLAVALIVSAIPEGLPVGVTVALSIASTRMAKRNVIVRRLSAVESLGSCTTIATDKTGTLTVNQQTAKIVVLPPRDLFEVSGEGYTPEGEVKQKDGGSPPDAKDVERLHRLAFAASICNEGSLVQEDGTWAHHGDAIDVAFLALASKLGINQGKVRNEVKIVAEVPFESELMYSAVYYQEYTSGPIKIAIKGAMEAILPYCTKMNSLEGAIPIDPELLNKELNSLMENGYRALVVAEGTVPERANDAFDLKSVKPELTFLGIVGFIDPLRPDVKEAVQTCKKAGIDVIMITGDHPKTALAIASELGIASSKKEMITGREMEDFGDPEVPIYIDALDRARVFARVTPVQKMEIVDSLVRKGHFVAVTGDGVNDAPALRRANIGVAMGSGTDVAKDTSSMIVTDDTFSSIVAGVEEGRIAYDNIRKVTYLLVSTGLAEVVLFILALFAGLPIPLIAVQLLWLNLVTNGIQGVALAFEAGEPGTMHKKPRKPEEGVFNNLMIKETLMSGITIGIIAFVIWAWLKGEGYEINWARNLLLLLMVLFENFHVFNCRSEYRSAFRVPFRNNYFLIIGVVLMQGLHILSMHIPFMHELLGISPVSFETWLVFFIIAGTIIVVMEIFKRVKSGEKGN